From Synoicihabitans lomoniglobus, the proteins below share one genomic window:
- a CDS encoding carbohydrate ABC transporter permease, with protein sequence MTPRRAALIPVYVALIFFAVITLIPFIWMITSALKTPEDYFTSFFLPRGEGWGGIAWERLTADNFRRLFREFPIGRAMVNSCMLASVTSTLATFICAMGGYGLAKFSFRGRTWLTSLVLGALIIPGPLLIAPSYQLLWQLGLLNSYAGLILPAIAPAFGVFLFRQAMLNAVPPELLEAARIDGAGEFRIFFTIVIPLVRPMIGAFLLITFLGAWNNFIGPQIALQSPEAFPLSVAINNLRGLHGTEYGLIMSGTLVSIAPVMCLFLLLQRDFISGLTSGAVKG encoded by the coding sequence ATGACCCCGCGCCGCGCCGCCCTGATCCCGGTTTACGTCGCGCTGATCTTCTTCGCGGTCATCACGCTCATCCCGTTTATCTGGATGATCACCTCCGCCCTCAAAACACCGGAGGATTATTTCACGTCGTTCTTTTTGCCGCGCGGTGAGGGCTGGGGCGGCATCGCCTGGGAGCGACTGACCGCGGACAACTTCCGCCGCCTGTTCCGCGAGTTTCCCATCGGTCGGGCGATGGTGAATTCGTGCATGCTCGCCTCGGTCACGAGCACCCTGGCTACGTTCATCTGCGCGATGGGCGGCTATGGTTTGGCCAAGTTTTCGTTTCGCGGTCGCACGTGGCTCACCAGCCTCGTGCTCGGCGCGTTGATCATCCCCGGACCGTTGCTCATCGCGCCGAGTTATCAACTGCTCTGGCAACTCGGTCTGCTCAACAGCTACGCCGGATTGATTCTGCCCGCGATCGCTCCGGCCTTCGGCGTGTTTCTTTTTCGGCAGGCGATGCTCAACGCCGTGCCGCCCGAACTGCTCGAAGCCGCGCGTATCGATGGCGCCGGTGAATTCCGCATTTTCTTCACCATCGTGATCCCCCTCGTGCGGCCTATGATCGGAGCCTTCCTGCTCATCACGTTTCTGGGGGCGTGGAACAACTTCATCGGACCGCAAATCGCGTTACAAAGCCCCGAGGCATTCCCGCTTTCCGTCGCGATCAACAACCTGCGCGGACTCCACGGCACCGAATACGGACTGATCATGTCCGGCACGCTTGTCTCGATCGCGCCCGTCATGTGCCTGTTCCTCCTGCTTCAGCGCGATTTTATCTCCGGTCTAACTTCGGGCGCCGTCAAAGGCTGA
- a CDS encoding glycosyl hydrolase 115 family protein, whose protein sequence is MKRYAFLLLLLTTARAFAATWVSSAPTADAFPLVANGHAATWNLSPTADAVVRLAADDVRADIERVTGLRPAEAATSAHPHPLVLVGTLGNHPRIDALVAAGKLDVGELAGAWESFVITTVDRALVIVGSDRRGTAFGVYELAQAIGVSPWHWWADVAPAPRNALYVAPGTRRFGPPSVKYRGIFLNDEDWGLQPWAAETFEPATGDIGPQTYEKVFELLLRLKANTLWPAMHACTQAFNLNPANAALADAYAIVMGSSHAEPLLRNNVGEWTAPKPDYNYVSNRDGVRAYWEERMRTNGAYENLYTLGMRGIHDSGIQGTTSDEQRITVLEQVFADQRELLETYVTSSTTPPPQIFCAYKEVLDLYRQGLAVPDDVTIVWPDDNFGYVRNFASPDEQARSGGFGVYYHISYLGRPMAYLWLNTTPPALIWEEMAKSHAHGADQVWIVNVGDLKPAEIGTEFFLDLAWDLRRWNPDTLADFLPAWAAREFGSAQADAITDVMNRYYQLNSVRKPEHLQWWTPLKESPQPSPFTSTEIDARFAAFATLRTEVDRIAAALPPARQAAFFQLVSYPIHGAALANQRYFAGERGDAPTAHAADSALHAITAEFDTIADGKWRGFMRLEPADNDWRSMRIGAWEMPHFPAKIEPADRAAIDLDLPAAATDVWRVIPGLGHSGQALTIWPFDTPRKAALTVTFDVPPTTDDDWTLELHRLPTHPIDPEHGQPVTLTLDDDRTLTLDATTPDGSAAWADGVLNQRVTHRIELGPLTPGRHTLTLTAGPGLVIDELRLRPD, encoded by the coding sequence ATGAAACGTTACGCTTTCCTCTTGCTACTCCTCACCACCGCCCGCGCTTTCGCTGCGACCTGGGTTTCCTCCGCCCCGACCGCGGATGCCTTTCCCTTGGTCGCGAACGGACACGCCGCCACGTGGAATCTTTCTCCGACCGCCGACGCGGTGGTCCGACTGGCGGCAGACGATGTGCGCGCCGATATTGAGCGTGTCACGGGCCTCCGCCCCGCGGAAGCCGCGACATCCGCACACCCCCATCCGCTCGTGCTGGTGGGAACCTTGGGGAATCACCCGCGCATCGACGCGCTCGTCGCGGCGGGCAAGTTGGACGTCGGCGAACTCGCCGGTGCCTGGGAAAGTTTTGTCATCACGACCGTCGACCGAGCCCTCGTCATCGTCGGCAGCGATCGCCGCGGCACGGCCTTCGGCGTGTATGAACTCGCTCAAGCAATCGGGGTTTCGCCATGGCATTGGTGGGCCGATGTCGCCCCGGCACCTCGCAACGCCCTCTACGTTGCGCCCGGCACCCGCCGGTTCGGTCCACCATCGGTTAAATATCGCGGTATCTTCCTCAACGACGAGGACTGGGGCCTCCAACCGTGGGCCGCTGAAACCTTCGAACCAGCGACCGGTGACATTGGCCCCCAGACCTACGAAAAGGTCTTCGAACTGCTGCTCCGGTTGAAGGCCAACACGCTGTGGCCCGCCATGCACGCCTGCACGCAGGCCTTCAACCTCAACCCCGCCAACGCGGCGCTCGCCGACGCCTATGCCATTGTCATGGGCTCCTCTCACGCCGAACCCCTGCTCCGCAACAACGTCGGCGAATGGACCGCCCCCAAACCCGACTACAACTACGTCAGCAACCGCGACGGCGTGCGCGCCTACTGGGAGGAGCGGATGCGCACCAACGGCGCCTACGAAAACCTCTACACGCTCGGCATGCGCGGCATTCACGACTCGGGCATCCAAGGCACCACCAGCGACGAGCAACGCATCACGGTCCTCGAACAGGTCTTCGCCGATCAACGCGAACTGCTCGAAACATACGTCACTTCCTCGACTACCCCCCCACCCCAAATCTTCTGCGCCTACAAGGAGGTGCTCGACCTTTACCGGCAGGGTCTCGCGGTGCCCGACGACGTCACGATCGTCTGGCCCGACGACAACTTCGGCTACGTGCGCAACTTTGCCAGTCCCGACGAACAAGCGCGCTCCGGCGGCTTCGGCGTCTACTATCACATTTCGTATCTCGGCCGCCCCATGGCCTACCTGTGGCTCAATACCACGCCGCCCGCGCTCATCTGGGAGGAAATGGCCAAGTCCCACGCCCACGGCGCCGATCAGGTGTGGATCGTCAATGTCGGCGACCTCAAGCCCGCCGAGATCGGCACCGAGTTCTTTCTCGATCTGGCCTGGGACCTCCGTCGTTGGAATCCGGATACACTCGCCGACTTTCTGCCCGCCTGGGCCGCCCGCGAGTTTGGCTCCGCCCAGGCCGACGCCATTACCGACGTGATGAATCGCTATTATCAACTCAACAGCGTGCGTAAACCCGAGCACCTGCAGTGGTGGACGCCGCTCAAAGAGTCGCCCCAACCCAGCCCTTTCACGTCGACCGAGATCGACGCCCGCTTCGCCGCCTTCGCCACGCTTCGCACCGAAGTTGACCGCATTGCGGCGGCCCTGCCTCCCGCTCGCCAAGCCGCTTTTTTCCAGCTCGTCTCCTATCCGATTCACGGCGCTGCGCTCGCCAACCAACGCTATTTCGCCGGCGAACGCGGCGACGCCCCCACGGCCCATGCCGCCGATTCCGCCCTGCACGCCATCACCGCCGAATTCGACACCATCGCCGACGGCAAATGGCGCGGCTTCATGCGCCTCGAACCCGCCGACAACGACTGGCGCTCCATGCGCATCGGCGCCTGGGAAATGCCCCACTTTCCCGCCAAGATCGAACCTGCCGACCGAGCCGCGATCGATCTCGATCTCCCGGCCGCGGCGACCGATGTCTGGCGCGTCATCCCCGGCCTCGGTCACAGCGGGCAAGCGCTGACGATCTGGCCGTTCGACACGCCCCGAAAGGCGGCGTTGACCGTCACCTTTGACGTGCCGCCAACCACCGACGACGACTGGACCCTTGAGCTTCACCGCCTCCCGACCCACCCCATCGATCCCGAGCACGGCCAACCCGTGACGCTCACGCTCGACGACGACCGCACCTTAACGCTCGACGCGACCACGCCCGACGGCTCGGCGGCTTGGGCCGACGGCGTGCTTAACCAGCGCGTCACTCACCGTATCGAGCTCGGCCCGCTCACGCCCGGTCGTCACACCCTCACGCTCACCGCCGGCCCCGGCCTCGTTATCGATGAGCTCCGCCTCCGTCCTGATTAA
- a CDS encoding cytochrome b562: MKFRHLHLVSILTASLFTAPLARADDHDETPLGEQMEMISDAFKLVRRQVEDASANASTLEQLATIRAAAEKGLAFEPAYAAEKPAAERTAFIAKYREDMRTFIATIDEVAAALTAGDNPLATELVAKMRSAQRSGHKAYRAPKD, encoded by the coding sequence ATGAAATTTCGCCACCTTCACCTCGTTTCCATTCTCACTGCATCGCTGTTCACGGCTCCGTTGGCCCGGGCCGACGATCACGACGAAACCCCGCTTGGTGAGCAGATGGAAATGATAAGCGACGCCTTCAAGTTGGTGCGCCGCCAAGTCGAAGATGCCAGTGCCAACGCCTCCACCCTCGAACAACTCGCCACCATCCGGGCGGCGGCTGAAAAAGGGCTCGCATTTGAACCCGCCTACGCCGCGGAAAAGCCCGCCGCCGAACGCACGGCATTCATCGCCAAATACCGGGAGGACATGCGGACCTTCATCGCCACGATCGACGAAGTTGCCGCCGCGCTCACAGCCGGTGACAACCCCTTGGCCACCGAACTCGTGGCCAAAATGCGTTCCGCCCAACGCTCCGGGCACAAGGCCTACCGCGCCCCGAAAGATTAG
- a CDS encoding carbohydrate ABC transporter permease, translating to MKPTRLHAAWAPWVFTAPFLLLFLLFTAWPLLQSLVLAFQQTFGPRSTRFVGFDNFAFLLRDPLFWQAVRNTVIYTAGAIFVQLPVALGLALLLNRPQLRGRALFRLIFFSPSLVGLVFVGLMFHLMFQKHTGLINAGLHTLFSSWDPEFAWLDAYIMPSLIIASVWLYAGFNMIYFLAALQNVNRELMEAAEIDGAGPWARFRHVVLPEIRPVAGFVVLLSVIGSFQLFELPWVLLNNSGGPGNNGLTIVMYLFQTGFLTGDLGYASAIGWVLGLILVGAAWAQARAARKEISG from the coding sequence ATGAAACCCACCCGCCTCCACGCGGCCTGGGCTCCTTGGGTGTTCACGGCTCCATTTCTTCTGCTCTTCCTGTTGTTTACGGCCTGGCCGTTGTTGCAGTCGCTCGTGCTTGCCTTTCAGCAAACGTTCGGCCCGCGGAGCACGCGCTTTGTCGGCTTCGACAACTTTGCCTTTCTCCTGCGCGATCCGCTCTTTTGGCAGGCGGTGCGCAACACCGTGATCTACACGGCCGGCGCCATTTTCGTGCAACTGCCGGTGGCGCTCGGACTCGCGCTGTTGCTCAATCGCCCGCAGCTCCGCGGTCGCGCCTTGTTTCGACTGATCTTTTTCTCCCCTTCGCTGGTCGGCCTCGTGTTCGTGGGCCTCATGTTCCACCTGATGTTTCAGAAGCACACCGGCCTCATCAACGCCGGCCTGCACACGCTGTTCTCCAGTTGGGATCCGGAGTTCGCGTGGCTCGACGCCTACATCATGCCGTCGCTCATCATTGCGTCGGTGTGGCTCTACGCGGGGTTTAACATGATCTACTTCCTGGCCGCGTTGCAGAACGTGAATCGCGAGTTGATGGAGGCCGCCGAAATCGACGGGGCCGGTCCGTGGGCGCGATTCCGGCACGTCGTGCTGCCGGAGATCCGTCCCGTCGCCGGCTTCGTGGTGCTGTTGTCCGTCATTGGCAGTTTTCAGCTCTTCGAACTGCCGTGGGTGCTGCTCAACAACAGTGGCGGCCCCGGCAACAACGGCCTGACCATTGTGATGTATCTGTTCCAGACGGGCTTCCTCACCGGCGATCTCGGTTATGCCAGTGCGATCGGCTGGGTGCTCGGGTTGATCCTCGTCGGCGCGGCGTGGGCCCAGGCCCGGGCCGCGCGAAAGGAGATATCCGGATGA
- a CDS encoding BNR-4 repeat-containing protein, with amino-acid sequence MPRRLLALFWLLVITSPFLSADRPAAPQPLYRDPVFDGAADPVVIWNPSTETWWMFYTNRRANVPGLSGVAWVHGTRVSIAESADRGLTWIRRGDADITLPPQIGGDQPTHWAPDVLTGPDGTHHMYLTVVPGVFEDWRHPRRIVHLTSSDLAHWDYQSALEFASDRVIDAGVARQPDGTWRMWYNNERDGKSIYYADSPDLYTWTDQGKATGVGERPGEGPYVFHWRGTNWMLVDLWKGLGVYHSDDLLTWTAQDGDLLNSPGLGPDDGVNGGHPGVVVCGDRAYLFYFTHPGRAGTIAPGDGDNLDLRRSSIQVTELHLTAEGDLTCDRDAPTFIDLIPPPAAADSRVTLTEISPQAFAGSSINAPPGYHQSLVSSSDHQYAGYYAADGTVVIATQELPNGAWTTHPTTFTGSTADAHNTIALGLDGSGALHLAWGHHNIPLQYARSSAAAPLTFGEPQPMLGRQESSVTYPQFLPLPDGDLLFIHRDGGSGRGNLILNRYDPSTTTWSRVHDNLIDGEGRRNAYATPFVDAHGTLHLAWVWRETPDVATNHDLAYARSHDGGVTWSDADGRPLDVPFNAATAAYAARIPTGSDLMNPPALAADTAGRPLIANYWREPGDVAPQYRLLRHAQGTWTRHTLTTNTIDFQLAGRGTKRSPFSRGIISAGKTDVAFLFRHDAFDGAPLLISTTDITTRSPSWTTTVLPTGNLGAWEPTADASAAGRHSIQVLTSTLHQRDGNDHEAATLAPQPLSLLNIDLAATSIDFPNPLILQRADPHIHRGDDGFYYYMGTVPSYDRLELRRARTIAGLATAAPRTIWTKHATGPMGDHIWAPEIHRLDGKWYVYFAAGDAENRWHLRIYVLENASPNPLEGAWTELGPIDTGWDNFALDATLFEHRETTYLLWAQKGMGAHPNSNLYIAPLASPTTLAAPAVMLSEPDYDWEKVRYAVNEGPVILRGPDQLFLTYSAAGTGPEYCVGMLTADLDADLMDPTSWTKSAEPVFQSSPENQIYGPGHHTFVKADDGVTDLIVYHARDYAEISGDPLRDPNRHTRVQTVPWRADGTPDFGVPRPNTP; translated from the coding sequence ATGCCCCGCCGACTCCTAGCCTTGTTCTGGCTGCTGGTGATCACCAGTCCGTTCCTGTCCGCCGATCGCCCCGCCGCGCCGCAACCGCTCTACCGTGATCCGGTCTTCGACGGCGCCGCCGATCCCGTCGTGATCTGGAATCCGTCCACCGAGACATGGTGGATGTTCTACACCAACCGCCGCGCCAACGTGCCGGGCTTGTCCGGCGTCGCCTGGGTGCACGGCACCCGCGTCAGCATCGCCGAGTCCGCCGACCGCGGCCTCACGTGGATCCGACGGGGCGATGCCGACATCACACTCCCGCCCCAGATCGGCGGCGACCAACCCACGCACTGGGCACCCGATGTGCTCACCGGTCCCGACGGCACCCACCACATGTATCTGACCGTGGTCCCCGGTGTATTCGAAGACTGGCGACACCCACGTCGCATCGTCCACCTCACCAGCTCCGACCTCGCCCACTGGGATTACCAATCCGCCCTCGAGTTCGCCTCGGATCGCGTGATCGACGCCGGCGTCGCCCGCCAACCCGACGGCACCTGGCGCATGTGGTATAACAATGAGCGCGACGGAAAATCGATCTACTACGCCGATAGTCCCGACCTCTACACCTGGACCGACCAGGGTAAGGCCACCGGTGTCGGCGAAAGACCCGGCGAAGGTCCGTATGTCTTTCACTGGCGCGGCACGAATTGGATGTTGGTCGATCTCTGGAAAGGTCTCGGCGTCTATCACTCCGACGACTTGCTCACTTGGACCGCGCAGGACGGTGACCTGCTCAACTCCCCTGGCCTCGGCCCCGACGATGGCGTCAACGGCGGCCATCCCGGTGTGGTGGTCTGCGGCGATCGCGCCTACCTGTTTTATTTCACCCACCCCGGCCGCGCCGGGACCATCGCACCGGGCGACGGCGACAATCTCGACCTTCGCCGCAGCTCCATCCAAGTCACGGAGCTGCACCTCACCGCCGAAGGGGATCTCACCTGCGACCGCGACGCGCCCACCTTCATCGATCTCATCCCGCCGCCCGCCGCGGCCGACTCCCGCGTCACCTTGACCGAAATCTCGCCCCAAGCTTTCGCCGGTAGTTCCATCAATGCTCCCCCCGGATACCATCAGTCGCTCGTCAGTTCCTCCGATCACCAGTATGCCGGCTACTACGCCGCCGACGGCACGGTCGTGATCGCCACGCAGGAACTGCCCAACGGCGCGTGGACCACACACCCCACCACCTTCACCGGATCCACCGCCGACGCCCACAATACCATCGCCCTGGGACTCGACGGCAGCGGCGCCCTTCACCTCGCGTGGGGTCACCACAACATCCCGCTGCAATACGCCCGCAGCTCCGCCGCCGCGCCGCTCACCTTCGGCGAGCCACAGCCCATGCTCGGTCGCCAGGAGTCGAGCGTGACCTATCCGCAATTTCTACCGCTGCCCGACGGTGATTTGCTTTTCATCCATCGCGACGGCGGCTCCGGCCGCGGCAATCTCATCCTTAATCGCTACGATCCTTCCACGACCACGTGGTCCCGGGTGCACGACAATCTCATCGACGGTGAAGGCCGCCGCAATGCCTACGCCACGCCGTTCGTCGACGCCCACGGCACCTTGCACCTCGCCTGGGTTTGGCGCGAAACGCCCGACGTCGCCACCAACCACGATCTCGCCTACGCGCGGTCCCACGATGGCGGGGTGACGTGGAGCGATGCCGACGGCCGTCCGCTCGACGTGCCATTCAACGCGGCCACCGCAGCTTACGCGGCTCGCATCCCGACCGGGAGCGACCTCATGAATCCACCCGCACTCGCCGCCGATACCGCGGGTCGCCCGTTGATCGCCAACTACTGGCGCGAACCGGGCGACGTCGCACCGCAATATCGCCTCCTGCGCCACGCCCAGGGAACCTGGACCCGGCATACCCTCACCACCAATACCATCGACTTCCAACTCGCGGGCCGCGGCACCAAACGATCACCGTTTTCACGAGGTATCATATCCGCTGGTAAAACCGACGTGGCGTTCCTCTTCCGCCATGACGCGTTCGACGGTGCCCCGCTGCTGATCAGCACTACCGACATCACGACCCGGTCCCCGTCATGGACCACGACGGTGCTGCCCACGGGCAATCTCGGAGCCTGGGAACCGACCGCCGACGCCTCCGCCGCCGGCCGCCACTCCATCCAGGTCCTCACCTCCACCCTTCATCAACGCGACGGCAACGACCACGAGGCCGCCACCCTCGCGCCTCAACCGCTCTCGCTGTTGAACATCGATCTCGCCGCCACTTCGATCGACTTCCCCAACCCGCTCATCCTCCAGCGGGCCGATCCGCACATTCATCGCGGCGACGACGGCTTTTACTACTACATGGGCACGGTGCCGTCTTATGATCGCCTCGAACTGCGCCGCGCCCGCACCATCGCCGGCCTCGCCACCGCTGCGCCTCGGACGATCTGGACGAAACACGCCACCGGCCCCATGGGCGATCACATCTGGGCCCCCGAAATCCACCGACTCGACGGCAAATGGTATGTCTACTTCGCCGCCGGCGACGCGGAAAACCGCTGGCACCTCCGTATCTACGTGCTGGAAAACGCATCGCCCAATCCGCTGGAGGGCGCATGGACCGAACTCGGTCCCATCGACACCGGCTGGGACAACTTTGCCCTCGATGCCACGCTCTTCGAGCACCGCGAAACCACCTACCTGCTCTGGGCTCAAAAAGGCATGGGAGCTCATCCCAACTCCAACCTCTACATCGCCCCGCTTGCCTCGCCGACCACCTTGGCCGCCCCTGCCGTGATGCTCTCCGAACCCGACTACGATTGGGAAAAAGTGCGCTACGCCGTCAACGAAGGTCCCGTCATCCTGCGCGGTCCGGACCAACTGTTCCTCACCTACTCCGCCGCCGGGACCGGACCCGAGTATTGCGTGGGCATGCTCACCGCCGACCTCGACGCCGACCTCATGGACCCAACATCATGGACCAAGTCTGCTGAACCGGTCTTTCAAAGCTCGCCTGAAAACCAAATCTACGGCCCCGGCCACCACACCTTCGTCAAAGCCGACGACGGCGTGACCGACCTCATCGTGTATCACGCCCGTGACTACGCCGAAATCTCCGGCGACCCGTTGCGCGACCCCAACCGCCACACCCGGGTGCAGACCGTGCCCTGGCGCGCCGACGGCACTCCCGACTTTGGCGTTCCTCGGCCCAATACACCGTAA